ACCCGCTGCCACTGTCGACAATCCAGCGTATCGCCCTCTTTCGTCACCACCAGGCTGGCAATGGCTTCCGGGCTGACCAGGCTGCGTTGCGGTCCTTTTGACTGCCAGTATCCTTCCAGACCGGCTGGCGCTGGCGTTTTGACCACGTCGTTATAATTTTCTACTTCGGCGCATCCGGTAAGCGCCAGAAATACACCAACGATTGCTAATTTTTTCATCATTCATCCTGCATGCGAAGAAAATGGGATTGTGGCATTAAAGGCCTGATGTCGCCAGCCTTTCGGCAGCGTTGAGAAAGATTGATCCAGACGGTGTTACCTCTTATTACTCATAGTCAAAAATTCTGATCGGTGTAGTATCCACACTTCTTGTTACATACCTTCTGAGTTCAGAGGCACAACGCATGTCATGGCAACACTTCAAACAGGCCTGGTTAATTAAATTTTGGGCCCCCGCCCCTGCGGTCATCGCAGCGGGTATTCTCTCCACTTACTATTTCGGCATTACGGGAACCTTCTGGGCCGTGACCGGCGAATTCACCCGTTGGGGCGGTCAAATCCTGCAACTGTTTGGCGTGCATGCCGAAGAGTGGGGATACTACAAACTGATCCATCTCGAAGGCTCGCCCCTGACCCGCATTGACGGCATGATGATCCTCGGTATGTTCGGCGGCTGTTTTGCTGCCGCACTGTGGGCAAACAACGTTAAATTACGTATGCCGCGCAGTCGGGTGCGCATTCTACAGGCGATAGTCGGCGGGATGATCGCCGGATTCGGTGCCCGACTGGCAATGGGCTGTAACCTGGCCGCCTTCTTCACCGGCATTCCGCAGTTCTCGCTACACGCCTGGTTTTTCGCGCTGGCAACAGCTATTGGCTCCTGGTTTGGTGCCCGCTTTACCCTGCTGCCAATGTTCCGTATTCCGGTCAAAATGCAGAAAGTCTCCGCCGCATCTCCGTTAACGCAAAAACCGGATCAGGCCCGTCGGCGTTTTCGCCTCGGCATGCTGGTGTTTATCGGCATGATCGGCTGGGCGTTACTCACTGCGATGGATAAACCCAAGCTCGGTCTGGCCATGCTGTTCGGCGTGGGATTCGGTCTCCTGATTGAGCGGGCGCAAATCTGTTTCACCTCGGCATTTCGCGACCTGTGGATTTCCGGTCGCACCCATATGGCAAAAGCGATCATCTTCGGGATGGCGGTCAGCGCCATCGGTATCTTTAGCTACGTGCAACTGGGCGTCGAGCCTAAAATCATGTGGGCGGGTCCGAATGCGGTGATCGGCGGCTTACTGTTCGGCTTTGGTATTGTTCTGGCGGGCGGGTGTGAAACTGGCTGGATGTACCGCGCCGTTGAAGGTCAGGTGCATTACTGGTGGGTTGGTCTGGGCAACGTAATTGGCTCGACCATTCTGGCCTACTATTGGGATGACTTTGCCCCTGCGCTTGCCACTAACTGGGACAAAGTGAACCTGCTCAACACCTTTGGCCCGCTCGGTGGCCTGCTGGTGACCTATCTGCTGTTATTTGCCGCGCTGATGCTGATTATCGGCTGGGAAAAACGTTTCTTCCGCCGCGCAGGACTGACACCTGCCAAGGAGTCTGCATGAAAAATATCGTACCTGATTATCGCCTCGATATGGTCGGCGAACCGTGCCCATACCCGGCTGTAGCTACGCTGGAAGCGATGCCGCAATTGAAGAAAGGTGAAATTCTGGAGGTGGTGAGCGATTGCCCGCAGTCAATCAACAATATTCCACTGGATGCGCGTAATCATGGCTATACGGTGCTGGATATTCAGCAGGATGGTCCAACGATTCGCTATTTGATTCAGAAGTAACTGTTTGCCGGATACGCTACGCTTATCCGGCCTACTTTCTCTGCACGCTGTCCCTACACTTGCATCGACATCACTTCCTGATACGCCGATACCAGTTTGTTACGCACCTGAATCCCCATCTGCATCGATACCGAGGCTTTTTGCATATCGGTCATCACATCGTTCAGCGCAATACCCGGTTCACCCAAGGTAAATTTCTCAGCCTGCACACGGGACGCGGTCTGCACATCGCTGATTCTGTCTAACGCGGCATGCAGTTGACCGGCAAAACTCACGGTCGGTTGTGGCTGCATATCCTGCATTTTTGCTGACATCGCCGTGGTCTGTAGCTGGCTGATGACCCCTTCAATCCCCTGTATTGCCGACATTCTGATCCCCTGGATGATTTTTTACGTAGTTGAGATTACCAGTTAGTCAATAAGATAAAGGCGTTAAATAACGATAAAAAACCACGGTTTTTAACGCATAGAAAAATTCGAAACCGCAAATAATGAGACCGTCAATTTTTCGAGTTTGCTGACCCGGGAGTGAGTCTTGTTCCACTTTGCAAAAAACGCCGTCCACGATAAGCCACGAGGTGCGAGATGAGTGCGACAGCATCGACTGCAACCCAGCTTAAACCTCTCGAGTGGTTAAATCGCCTGCGCGCGAATCCCAGAATTCCTCTGATTGTGGCGGGAGCCGCTGCCGTCGCTATCATCGTAGCGATGGTCCTGTGGGCCAAAGCGCCCGACTACCGCACGCTGTTCAGCAATCTTTCCGATCAGGATGGTGGCGCGATTGTCACTCAACTGACGCAGATGAACGTTCCCTATCGTTTTACTGAGGGAAGCGGCGCTATTGAAGTTCCTGCCGATAAAGTCCACGAACTGCGTTTACGTCTGGCGCAGCAAGGCCTGCCCAAAGGCGGCGCGGTGGGTTTTGAGCTGCTGGATCAGGAAAAGTTTGGTATCAGCCAGTTTAGCGAGCAGGTCAACTACCAGCGCGCGCTGGAAGGTGAATTAGCCCGTACTATTGAAACGCTGGGACCGGTAAAACGCGCCCGCGTGCATCTGGCAATGCCGAAACCGTCGCTGTTCGTGCGTGAGCAAAAAGCCCCTTCAGCCTCCGTCACCGTTAATCTGGAGCCGGGCCGTGCCCTGGATGAAGGTCAGATCAGCGCGGTCACGCATCTGGTTTCCAGCGCTGTTGCAGGCTTGCCGCCGGGCAACGTTACGCTGGTCGACCAGGCGGGTCACCTGTTAACTCAGTCAAACACCAGCAGCCGCGATCTTAACGATGCGCAGCTGAAATATGCCAGCGATGTCGAAGGCCGCGTTCAGCGTCGTATCGAATCGATCCTGTCACCGATTGTTGGTAACGGTAATGTACATGCGCAGGTTACCGCGCAGCTGGATTTTGCCAACAAAGAACAAACCGAAGAGCAGTATCGTCCAAACGGCGATGAGTCCCAGGCCGTGCTGCGCTCACGTCAGTTGAACGTCAGCGAGCAGGTCGGTAGCGGAGCGCCTGGCGGCGTTCCGGGCGCATTGTCTAATCAGCCAGCCCCGGCAAATACCGCGCCAATCGCCAACCCACCGGCTAATCAGCAAAATGCGCAAACCACGCAGACGTCTAATAACAGTAATAATGCCGGCCCGCGCAGTACGCAGCGCAATGAAACCAGCAACTATGAAGTCGACCGCACCATTCGCCACACCAAAATGAACGTTGGCGATGTGCAGCGTCTCTCAGTGGCAGTCGTGGTCAACTATAAAACGTTGCCGGACGGCAAACCACTGCCGTTAACCGCAGAACAGATGAAGCAGATTGAAGATCTGACCCGCGAAGCGATGGGCTTCTCCGACCAGCGTGGCGATACCCTGAACGTGGTGAACTCACCCTTCACGGCAACCGACGACACTGCCGGAGAGCTTCCGTTCTGGAAACAGCAGTCCTTTATTGATCAGTTAATGTCAGCAGGTCGTTGGTTATTGGTTCTGTTAGTTGCCTGGATCCTGTGGCGGAAAGCTATTCGCCCGCAACTGGTCCGTCGCAGCGAAGAAGCGAAAGCCGTACAAGAACAAACGCGTATCCGTCAGGAAACCGAAGAAGCGGTAGAAGTTCGCCTCAGCAAAGACGAGCAAACCCAGCAACGTCGTACGAACCAGCGTCTGGGCGCAGAAGTTATGAGCCAGCGTATTCGTGAAATGTCAGATAACGATCCGCGCGTCGTGGCGCTGGTCATTCGCCAGTGGATGAGTAACGATCATGAGTAATCTTAGCGGTACCGATAAAAGCGTCATCCTGCTGATGACCATTGGCGAAGATCGCGCGGCGGAGGTATTTAAGCACCTTTCCACGCGCGAAGTTCAGGCGCTAAGTACAGCGATGGCCAACGTACGCCAGATCTCCAACAAACAGTTGACGGATGTGCTGGCCGAGTTTGAGCAAGAAGCAGAACAGTTTGCCGCGCTGAATATCAACGCCAACGAATATCTACGCTCCGTGCTGGTTAAAGCGCTGGGTGAGGAACGCGCCTCCAGCCTGCTGGAAGATATTCTGGAAACCCGCGATACCACCAGCGGTATTGAAACGCTCAACTTTATGGAGCCGCAAAGCGCCGCCGACCTTATCCGCGACGAGCATCCGCAGATTATCGCTACCATCCTGGTGCATCTCAAACGGGGCCAGGCTGCCGATATTCTGGCGCTGTTCGACGAACGTTTACGTCACGACGTAATGCTGCGTATCGCTACCTTCGGCGGCGTACAGCCTGCAGCACTTGCAGAGCTGACCGAGGTACTGAACGGCCTGCTCGATGGTCAGAACCTCAAGCGCAGCAAAATGGGCGGCGTGAGAACAGCGGCAGAAATTATCAACCTGATGAAAACCCAGCAGGAAGAAGCGGTTATTACCGCCGTACGCGAATTCGACGGCGAACTGGCGCAGAAAATCATCGACGAGATGTTCCTGTTCGAAAACCTGGTGGACGTCGACGATCGCAGCATCCAACGCCTGCTGCAGGAAGTGGATTCCGAATCGCTGCTGATAGCCCTGAAAGGTGCCGAACAGCCGCTGCGCGAGAAGTTCCTGCGCAACATGTCGCAACGTGCTGCCGATATTCTGCGCGACGACCTCGCCAACCGCGGTCCGGTGCGTTTGTCGCAGGTGGAAAACGAACAGAAAGCCATTCTGCTTATTGTGCGTCGTCTGGCAGAAACCGGCGAGATGGTGATCGGCAGCGGCGAGGATACCTATGTCTAACGAACTGCCGTGGAAAGTCTGGACCCCGGACGACCTCGCCCCACCGATGGCGGAGTTCGTACTGGCCGACCACAGCGAAACGCCGCTGTCAGAAGAGACAGAAGAGCCACAGCTTTCCGCAGAGCAACAGCTTGAACAGCAGCTCGCGCAGCTGCAAATGCAGGCCCATGAGCAAGGCTATAACGCGGGCCTGGCGGAAGGTCGACAAAAAGGCCACGAACAAGGCTATCAGGAAGGACTGAGCCAGGGGCTGGAGCAAGGCCAGAACCAGGCGCGCGCGCAGCATGCGCCGATCCATGCCCGCATGCAGCAGTTGGTGAGCGAGTTTCAGAATACGCTGGACGCACTGGACAGCGTGATTGCCTCACGCCTGATGCAGATGGCGCTAGAAGCCGCGCGTCAGGTGATTGGTCAGACGCCAATCGTGGATAACGCGGCGCTGATTAAGCAAATCCAACAGCTGTTGCAGCAGGAGCCGCTGTTTAGCGGTAAACCACAGCTGCGCGTCCATCCGGACGATCTCCAGCGAGTGGAGGAGATGCTCGGTGCGACCCTCAGCCTGCACGGCTGGCGGTTGCGCGGCGATCCGACGCTGCATCACGGCGGTTGTAAAGTCTCAGCCGACGAAGGCGATCTGGATGCCAGCGTCGCCACGCGCTGGCAAGAACTCTGCCGCCTGGCAGCGCCGGGAGTCGTGTAATGACCACTCGCCTGACCCGCTGGCTCAATACGCTGGACAACTTCGAAGAAAAAATGTCGCTACTGCCAGCGGTGCGTCGTTACGGTCGACTGACCCGCGCCACGGGGCTGGTGCTGGAGGCCACAGGATTACAGTTGCCGCTCGGTGCTACCTGCGTCATTGAACGCCAGGACGGCAACGAAACCCAGGAAGTCGAGAGTGAAGTTGTAGGCTTTAACGGCCAGCGTCTGTTTCTGATGCCGCTCGAAGAGGTCGAAGGTGTTCTGCCCGGCGCACGCGTGTATGCGAAGAACATTGCCGGCGAAGGTCTACAAAGCGGGAAGCAATTACCGCTGGGTCCTGCTCTGCTTGGGCGCGTGCTTGACGGTAGCGGCAAACCGCTCGACGGTCTGCCGGCCCCGGATACCACCGAAACCGGGGCATTGATTACGCCGCCGTTTAACCCCCTGCAACGTACCGCGATTGAGCACGTGCTGGATACCGGCGTACGTCCGATCAACGCCTTGTTAACCGTTGGTCGCGGCCAGCGTATGGGGCTTTTCGCAGGCTCCGGCGTCGGTAAAAGTGTTCTGCTCGGCATGATGGCGCGCTATACCCAGGCCGATGTTATCGTCGTTGGCCTGATTGGCGAACGTGGCCGCGAAGTTAAAGATTTTATTGAAAATATTCTCGGCGCTGACGGTCGCGCACGCTCGGTGGTCATTGCCGCTCCGGCTGATGTCTCGCCGCTGTTACGCATGCAAGGCGCGGCCTACGCCACGCGTATCGCCGAAGATTTCCGCGATCGCGGACAGCACGTATTGCTGATTATGGACTCCCTCACCCGCTACGCGATGGCGCAACGTGAGATAGCCCTGGCGATCGGTGAGCCGCCGGCAACCAAAGGTTATCCCCCTTCAGTATTCGCCAAATTACCGGCGCTGGTTGAACGTGCCGGGAACGGTATTCACGGCGGCGGTTCAGTTACCGCGTTTTATACGGTACTGACCGAGGGTGACGACCAGCAGGACCCGATTGCCGATTCCGCGCGCGCGATTCTGGATGGCCACATTGTGCTGTCACGTCATCTGGCTGAGGCGGGTCACTATCCGGCCATCGATATTGAAGCCTCGATCAGTCGCGCCATGACCGCGCTCATTAGTGAACAACACTATGCGCGGGTGCGTAACTTTAAACAATTGCTATCCAGCTTCCAGCGCAACCGCGATCTGGTTAGCGTGGGGGCGTATGCCAAAGGCAGCGATCCCATGCTGGATAAAGCCATCGCCTTATGGCCACAGTTGGAAGCGTTCTTACAGCAAGGCATCTTTGAACGGGCTGACTGGGAAGATTCTCTGCAAGCTTTAGAACTGATTTTCCCTGGTGTGTGATTAAGCAGGAGAGCATAGGTCATGGCACAACATGGTGCATTAGCCACATTGAAAGACCTGGCTGAAAAAGAGGTAGATGACGCCGCTGTCTTATTGGGAGAGATGCGTCGTGGCTGTCAGCAGGCGGAAGAGCAGTTGAAGATGCTGATCGATTATCAGCATGAGTATCGCAACAATCTGAACACTGACATGGGTCAGGGTATTACCAGCAATCGCTGGATCAATTACCAACAATTTATTCAGACGCTGGAGAAAGCCATTGAGCAACATCGCCAACAGCTCAATCAATGGACGCAGAAAGTAGACCAGGCTTTGAACAGTTGGCGTGACAAAAAACAACGTTTACAGGCGTGGCAGACTCTGCAGGACAGACAAACCTCGGCGGCGTTACTGGCCGAAAACCGCCTGGATCAGAAAAAAATGGATGAATTTGCTCAGCGCGCAGCTATGAGGAAACCCGAATGATTACTTTACCCCAACTGATTACCACCGACACCGACGTAGCCGCAGGTCTTCAGTCAGGCAAAGCGGTAGATTCACCCGAGGATTTTTTAGCGCTGCTGGCTGGCGCATTAGGCGCAGGCGACGCACAGGGTAAAGACGCCCCGCTGTCGCTTGCCGACTTGCAGGCGGCCGGAAGCAAACTGCAAAAAGGGTTGCTGCAAAAAAATGGCGATCCAGGCCCGACGCTCAAGTTATCCGAACTGCTGGCGCAAAAAGAGGTACAAACCGATGCATCTCTTGCCGACATGACAGACGCTCAGCAATTGTTGTCAGCCCTCACGCCCTCCTTGAAAGCTAATGCCCTGACAACACTGGGTAAAGTCGCTCAGCAGGATGAAAAAACCACCACGCTCAGCGATGACGATCTCGCCAACCTGAGCGCGTTGTTCGCCATGTTGCCAGGACAACCGCTGGCTACGCCTGCCGTCGACAGCGCGCCAGCCCCCGTTGATGCCGCGCTTTCGGCGTTGTCACGAGGCACGGCACACGGCGCTATCGCTGATAACGCGGGCGAACTGCTGCCCGGTGATGCCAAAAAAGGCAAAGCGGACATTGCCACTCCTGGCAACAGTCTGGATCAGACAAGCAATCCGACGCTAACCCCGCTGACGGCAGCGGCGGCGACCAGAGCAGAAATTGACAGCGCCCCTTCGCCGACCAGCATTGGCGTGACGGCGGCTCCGTTAAGTGCTCCGCAGCCCCATGCTCAGCCGTTACCAGCTGCCGCACCGGTGCTCAGTGCGCCACTGGGCAGCCACGAATGGCAGCAATCACTCAGCCAGCACGTGACGCTGTTCACGCGCCAGGGTCAGCAGAGCGCTGAACTGCGCCTGCATCCGCAGGATCTCGGCCAGGTACATATTTCCCTCAAGCTGGATGACAACCTTGCTCAGCTGCAAATGGTATCACCGCACAGTCACGTGCGCGCCGCGCTGGAAGCCGCGTTACCGATGCTGCGTACGCAGTTGGCTGAAAGTGGGATCCAGTTGGGACAAAGCAACATCAGCAGTGAGAGCTTTGCCGGACAACAGCAGTCTTCCGGGCAGCAACAGCAGGCGGGACGCGCTTCGGGACAAGACATTTTTGCCGCTGAAGAGGACGCCATACTGCCAACCCCAGCCTCCCTGCAGGCCGCAGCACGCGGCGATGGAGCTGTAGACATCTTCGCCTAACGCCAGAGGTAGCATGATTATCCGCGTCTTTTCCACGCTTTGTCGTGGACAGGACACGGGATAATCAGCCCATAAGCTGTACCGAAACAGGAAGCCCGTATCTGATGACTGACTCCGCGATTAACAAAAAAAGTAAACGCGCTATTTGGATCCCTCTGCTGGTATTAATTACCCTCGCCGCCTGCGCAACTGCGGGATATAGCTACTGGCGCATGCAGCAGCAGCCGTCCGCCAGCGTCAAAGCGGAACCGGCTCCACCGCCTGCCCCGGTGTTCTTTGCGCTGGATACCTTTACCGTCAATCTGGGTGATGCGGACCGTGTACTGTATATCGGTATCACGCTGCGCATGAAAGATGAGGCGACGCGTTCACGTCTTAACGAATATCTGCCAGAAGTACGCAGTCGCTTGCTGCTGCTGTTCTCTCGTCAAAACGCGGCCACGCTTGCCACTGAAGAAGGTAAGCAACAGCTCATTGCCGCCATCAAAGAGACGCTCGCGACTCCGCTCGTTGTTGGGCAACCCAAACAGGTTGTCACCGACGTTCTTTATACAGCTTTTATTCTGCGGTAAAGACATGGGCGACAGTATTCTTTCTCAGGCTGAAATCGACGCATTGCTTAACGGCGATAGCGAAACTAAAGACGAACCCATTTCCGGTATCGCAAAAGAAAGCGATATTCGTCCTTACGATCCCAACACCCAGCGCCGCGTAGTACGTGAGCGTTTACAGGCACTGGAGATCATTAACGAACGCTTCGCGCGCCAGTTCCGTATGGGGTTATTTAACCTGTTGCGCCGTAGCCCGGATATTACCGTAGGTGCGATCCGTATCCAGCCTTACCACGAGTTTGCGCGTAACTTACCGGTTCCGACCAACCTGAACTTAATCCACCTCAAGCCGCTGCGCGGTACGGGTTTGGTGGTGTTCTCACCGAGTCTGGTATTTATCGCTGTTGATAACCTGTTCGGCGGTGATGGCCGCTTCCCGACGAAAGTGGAAGGTCGTGAATTTACCCATACCGAACAGCGTGTTATCAACCGCATGCTGAAGCTGGCGCTGGAAGGCTACAGCGACGCGTGGAAAGCCATCAATCCGCTGGAAGTGGAATACGTTCGTTCCGAGATGCAGGTGAAATTTACCAATATCACCACGTCTCCTAACGACATCGTGGTAAACACCCCGTTCCACGTTGAAATTGGCAACCTGACCGGTGAGTTTAACATCTGTCTGCCATTCAGCATGATTGAACCGCTGCGTGAACTGCTGGTGAACCCGCCGCTGGAAAACTCGCGTAATGAAGATCAGAACTGGCGCAATAATCTGGTGCGTCAGGTTCAGCATTCTGAGCTGGAGCTGGTGGCAAACTTTGCCGACATTCCGCTGCGGCTATCCCAGATTTTAAAACTGAAACCCGGCGATGTACTGCCGATTGAAAAACCCGACCGCATTATTGCTCATGTGGACGGCGTGCCTGTACTGACCAGCCAGTATGGCACTGTAAACGGTCAGTATGCGTTACGCGTAGAACATCTGATAAACCCGATTTTGAATTCGCTGAATGAGGAACAGCCCAAATGAGTGATATGAATAATCCGTCCGATGAGAACACTGGCGCATTGGACGATCTGTGGGCTGACGCGTTAAACGAGCAAAAATCCACGCCCACCAAAAGTGCGGCCGATGCGGTATTTCAGCAGTTAGGCGGCGGCGACGTCAGCGGTGCTTTGCAGGACATTGACCTGATCATGGACATTCCGGTCAAACTGACCGTTGAATTAGGCCGTACCCGTATGACCATCAAAGAGCTGCTGCGCCTGACGCAGGGTTCGGTCGTCGCGTTGGA
The Citrobacter arsenatis DNA segment above includes these coding regions:
- the fliF gene encoding flagellar basal-body MS-ring/collar protein FliF, which gives rise to MSATASTATQLKPLEWLNRLRANPRIPLIVAGAAAVAIIVAMVLWAKAPDYRTLFSNLSDQDGGAIVTQLTQMNVPYRFTEGSGAIEVPADKVHELRLRLAQQGLPKGGAVGFELLDQEKFGISQFSEQVNYQRALEGELARTIETLGPVKRARVHLAMPKPSLFVREQKAPSASVTVNLEPGRALDEGQISAVTHLVSSAVAGLPPGNVTLVDQAGHLLTQSNTSSRDLNDAQLKYASDVEGRVQRRIESILSPIVGNGNVHAQVTAQLDFANKEQTEEQYRPNGDESQAVLRSRQLNVSEQVGSGAPGGVPGALSNQPAPANTAPIANPPANQQNAQTTQTSNNSNNAGPRSTQRNETSNYEVDRTIRHTKMNVGDVQRLSVAVVVNYKTLPDGKPLPLTAEQMKQIEDLTREAMGFSDQRGDTLNVVNSPFTATDDTAGELPFWKQQSFIDQLMSAGRWLLVLLVAWILWRKAIRPQLVRRSEEAKAVQEQTRIRQETEEAVEVRLSKDEQTQQRRTNQRLGAEVMSQRIREMSDNDPRVVALVIRQWMSNDHE
- the yedF gene encoding sulfurtransferase-like selenium metabolism protein YedF translates to MKNIVPDYRLDMVGEPCPYPAVATLEAMPQLKKGEILEVVSDCPQSINNIPLDARNHGYTVLDIQQDGPTIRYLIQK
- the fliL gene encoding flagellar basal body-associated protein FliL, producing MTDSAINKKSKRAIWIPLLVLITLAACATAGYSYWRMQQQPSASVKAEPAPPPAPVFFALDTFTVNLGDADRVLYIGITLRMKDEATRSRLNEYLPEVRSRLLLLFSRQNAATLATEEGKQQLIAAIKETLATPLVVGQPKQVVTDVLYTAFILR
- the yedD gene encoding lipoprotein YedD, which encodes MKKLAIVGVFLALTGCAEVENYNDVVKTPAPAGLEGYWQSKGPQRSLVSPEAIASLVVTKEGDTLDCRQWQRVIALPGKLTMISGDLTNVTVKRELYEIEREGNTLEYDGMTLQRVDRPTQECADALKKTPLATPLP
- the fliK gene encoding flagellar hook length control protein FliK, with protein sequence MITLPQLITTDTDVAAGLQSGKAVDSPEDFLALLAGALGAGDAQGKDAPLSLADLQAAGSKLQKGLLQKNGDPGPTLKLSELLAQKEVQTDASLADMTDAQQLLSALTPSLKANALTTLGKVAQQDEKTTTLSDDDLANLSALFAMLPGQPLATPAVDSAPAPVDAALSALSRGTAHGAIADNAGELLPGDAKKGKADIATPGNSLDQTSNPTLTPLTAAAATRAEIDSAPSPTSIGVTAAPLSAPQPHAQPLPAAAPVLSAPLGSHEWQQSLSQHVTLFTRQGQQSAELRLHPQDLGQVHISLKLDDNLAQLQMVSPHSHVRAALEAALPMLRTQLAESGIQLGQSNISSESFAGQQQSSGQQQQAGRASGQDIFAAEEDAILPTPASLQAAARGDGAVDIFA
- the fliM gene encoding flagellar motor switch protein FliM, producing MGDSILSQAEIDALLNGDSETKDEPISGIAKESDIRPYDPNTQRRVVRERLQALEIINERFARQFRMGLFNLLRRSPDITVGAIRIQPYHEFARNLPVPTNLNLIHLKPLRGTGLVVFSPSLVFIAVDNLFGGDGRFPTKVEGREFTHTEQRVINRMLKLALEGYSDAWKAINPLEVEYVRSEMQVKFTNITTSPNDIVVNTPFHVEIGNLTGEFNICLPFSMIEPLRELLVNPPLENSRNEDQNWRNNLVRQVQHSELELVANFADIPLRLSQILKLKPGDVLPIEKPDRIIAHVDGVPVLTSQYGTVNGQYALRVEHLINPILNSLNEEQPK
- the fliN gene encoding flagellar motor switch protein FliN, producing MSDMNNPSDENTGALDDLWADALNEQKSTPTKSAADAVFQQLGGGDVSGALQDIDLIMDIPVKLTVELGRTRMTIKELLRLTQGSVVALDGLAGEPLDILINGYLIAQGEVVVVADKYGVRITDIITPSERMRRLSR
- the yedE gene encoding selenium metabolism membrane protein YedE/FdhT, which codes for MSWQHFKQAWLIKFWAPAPAVIAAGILSTYYFGITGTFWAVTGEFTRWGGQILQLFGVHAEEWGYYKLIHLEGSPLTRIDGMMILGMFGGCFAAALWANNVKLRMPRSRVRILQAIVGGMIAGFGARLAMGCNLAAFFTGIPQFSLHAWFFALATAIGSWFGARFTLLPMFRIPVKMQKVSAASPLTQKPDQARRRFRLGMLVFIGMIGWALLTAMDKPKLGLAMLFGVGFGLLIERAQICFTSAFRDLWISGRTHMAKAIIFGMAVSAIGIFSYVQLGVEPKIMWAGPNAVIGGLLFGFGIVLAGGCETGWMYRAVEGQVHYWWVGLGNVIGSTILAYYWDDFAPALATNWDKVNLLNTFGPLGGLLVTYLLLFAALMLIIGWEKRFFRRAGLTPAKESA
- the fliI gene encoding flagellar protein export ATPase FliI, yielding MTTRLTRWLNTLDNFEEKMSLLPAVRRYGRLTRATGLVLEATGLQLPLGATCVIERQDGNETQEVESEVVGFNGQRLFLMPLEEVEGVLPGARVYAKNIAGEGLQSGKQLPLGPALLGRVLDGSGKPLDGLPAPDTTETGALITPPFNPLQRTAIEHVLDTGVRPINALLTVGRGQRMGLFAGSGVGKSVLLGMMARYTQADVIVVGLIGERGREVKDFIENILGADGRARSVVIAAPADVSPLLRMQGAAYATRIAEDFRDRGQHVLLIMDSLTRYAMAQREIALAIGEPPATKGYPPSVFAKLPALVERAGNGIHGGGSVTAFYTVLTEGDDQQDPIADSARAILDGHIVLSRHLAEAGHYPAIDIEASISRAMTALISEQHYARVRNFKQLLSSFQRNRDLVSVGAYAKGSDPMLDKAIALWPQLEAFLQQGIFERADWEDSLQALELIFPGV
- the fliJ gene encoding flagellar export protein FliJ is translated as MAQHGALATLKDLAEKEVDDAAVLLGEMRRGCQQAEEQLKMLIDYQHEYRNNLNTDMGQGITSNRWINYQQFIQTLEKAIEQHRQQLNQWTQKVDQALNSWRDKKQRLQAWQTLQDRQTSAALLAENRLDQKKMDEFAQRAAMRKPE
- the fliH gene encoding flagellar assembly protein FliH; translated protein: MSNELPWKVWTPDDLAPPMAEFVLADHSETPLSEETEEPQLSAEQQLEQQLAQLQMQAHEQGYNAGLAEGRQKGHEQGYQEGLSQGLEQGQNQARAQHAPIHARMQQLVSEFQNTLDALDSVIASRLMQMALEAARQVIGQTPIVDNAALIKQIQQLLQQEPLFSGKPQLRVHPDDLQRVEEMLGATLSLHGWRLRGDPTLHHGGCKVSADEGDLDASVATRWQELCRLAAPGVV
- the fliE gene encoding flagellar hook-basal body complex protein FliE is translated as MSAIQGIEGVISQLQTTAMSAKMQDMQPQPTVSFAGQLHAALDRISDVQTASRVQAEKFTLGEPGIALNDVMTDMQKASVSMQMGIQVRNKLVSAYQEVMSMQV
- the fliG gene encoding flagellar motor switch protein FliG is translated as MSNLSGTDKSVILLMTIGEDRAAEVFKHLSTREVQALSTAMANVRQISNKQLTDVLAEFEQEAEQFAALNINANEYLRSVLVKALGEERASSLLEDILETRDTTSGIETLNFMEPQSAADLIRDEHPQIIATILVHLKRGQAADILALFDERLRHDVMLRIATFGGVQPAALAELTEVLNGLLDGQNLKRSKMGGVRTAAEIINLMKTQQEEAVITAVREFDGELAQKIIDEMFLFENLVDVDDRSIQRLLQEVDSESLLIALKGAEQPLREKFLRNMSQRAADILRDDLANRGPVRLSQVENEQKAILLIVRRLAETGEMVIGSGEDTYV